One segment of Geoanaerobacter pelophilus DNA contains the following:
- a CDS encoding radical SAM protein, whose protein sequence is MKHSDGIRLDSHKLMFHPRRVVQWLDSETVYPLYAEISPAGACNHRCTFCAKDYRGYRPQFLKTGILLERLTELAALGLKSVMYAGEGEPLLHRDIAEIISHTRSVGIDAALTTNGVLLGPELAEGILPHTSWIKVSIDAGSPAGYAAIHQTNPDDFHKVFANIKTAARLIEKNAWQCTLGTQAILLPENAAEMELLAARAKDSGASYLVIKPYSQHHKSSTCRYADIDYSAYLDLPERLDRFNDDAFSVIFRMNTFRKLQERERGYDRCLALPFWSYIDADGEVWGCSSYLGDELFRYGNIAEEHFQNIWSSDRRRISLEFVAKEMDTAGCRLNCRMDEINRYLWELTHPSGHVNFI, encoded by the coding sequence ATGAAGCATTCCGATGGAATCAGGCTGGACAGCCACAAACTCATGTTTCATCCTCGCCGGGTGGTGCAATGGCTCGACTCTGAAACAGTATATCCTCTTTACGCGGAGATATCCCCGGCGGGTGCATGCAACCATAGATGTACCTTCTGCGCCAAGGATTATCGAGGCTATCGCCCCCAATTCCTGAAGACCGGCATTCTGCTGGAAAGACTGACCGAACTTGCCGCACTCGGTCTCAAGAGTGTTATGTATGCCGGAGAAGGCGAGCCGCTTCTGCACCGGGACATCGCCGAAATTATCAGTCATACCCGTTCAGTGGGCATTGATGCAGCGCTGACGACTAACGGCGTGCTTCTTGGGCCGGAGCTGGCCGAGGGGATTCTTCCCCATACGAGCTGGATAAAGGTAAGCATTGATGCCGGTTCGCCTGCCGGCTATGCCGCCATTCATCAGACAAATCCGGATGATTTCCATAAGGTGTTTGCCAACATAAAGACTGCTGCACGCCTGATCGAGAAAAACGCCTGGCAGTGCACTCTCGGCACCCAGGCTATTCTTTTGCCGGAAAACGCGGCGGAAATGGAACTGCTTGCGGCACGGGCAAAGGACTCCGGCGCCAGCTATCTGGTCATAAAGCCCTATTCACAACATCATAAAAGCAGCACCTGCCGGTATGCGGATATCGACTACTCTGCCTATCTTGATTTACCGGAGCGCCTCGACCGGTTTAATGACGACGCTTTCAGCGTTATTTTCCGCATGAATACTTTCAGGAAATTGCAGGAGCGTGAGCGGGGCTATGACCGCTGCCTGGCACTCCCTTTCTGGTCTTACATCGATGCCGATGGCGAAGTTTGGGGGTGCAGCTCTTATCTGGGGGACGAGCTCTTTCGTTATGGCAATATCGCTGAGGAACATTTCCAGAACATCTGGAGCAGCGATCGCCGGCGAATCTCTCTTGAGTTCGTAGCGAAAGAGATGGATACTGCCGGCTGTCGCCTGAACTGCAGAATGGATGAAATTAACCGCTATCTGTGGGAGTTGACCCATCCGTCAGGTCATGTCAATTTCATCTGA
- a CDS encoding SGNH/GDSL hydrolase family protein, protein MVKKRGLLTLLLFCVSLCLSLGAGELLLRKLMKSGLDVWDERNLMYRHDPLLGWFPQPNSSFTGKGDRVSHNSRGFRDIEHNVDTRRGIMVLGDSFVWGYEVDQEARFTDRLREMFRDVPVYNLGVSGYGTDQEYLLLQREFDFYHPAIVFLEFTTDNDMDDNGTDMRYGTYFKPYFRTEGGGLKLCGVPVPRGFNYFVSGGSLLARSYLVRLAVKAYYQHRYPPPADFADPTEAIIRAMNNYARSKGAVLLVGLQQRSAALERFLDAERIPRLDLTVDQVFDDPGRHWTPAGHRLVAEKIHEFIVRGGYLQGAAGTAQR, encoded by the coding sequence ATGGTAAAGAAAAGGGGTCTGTTGACCCTGCTGCTATTTTGTGTGTCGCTCTGCCTCAGCCTTGGGGCGGGTGAGCTGCTGCTGCGGAAACTGATGAAGTCCGGGCTTGATGTCTGGGATGAGCGCAACCTGATGTACCGCCACGATCCTCTGCTCGGCTGGTTCCCGCAGCCGAACAGCTCCTTTACCGGCAAGGGGGACCGGGTTAGCCACAACAGCCGGGGCTTCCGGGACATCGAGCATAATGTCGATACCCGTCGCGGAATCATGGTGCTCGGCGACTCCTTTGTCTGGGGGTACGAGGTTGACCAAGAGGCGCGTTTTACGGACCGGTTACGGGAGATGTTCCGCGACGTCCCGGTTTACAACCTGGGGGTTAGCGGGTACGGCACCGACCAGGAGTATCTGCTCCTGCAGCGGGAGTTCGACTTCTATCATCCGGCCATCGTCTTTCTGGAGTTTACCACTGATAACGACATGGATGACAATGGCACGGACATGCGCTATGGCACCTATTTCAAGCCGTACTTCCGGACAGAGGGGGGAGGGCTGAAACTTTGCGGTGTGCCGGTCCCGCGCGGTTTCAATTACTTTGTCTCAGGCGGCAGCCTGCTTGCCCGTTCCTACCTTGTCCGGCTGGCGGTCAAGGCGTACTACCAGCATCGATACCCTCCGCCAGCTGATTTTGCCGATCCTACGGAAGCTATCATCAGGGCTATGAACAATTACGCGCGTTCCAAGGGGGCGGTCCTGCTGGTCGGCCTGCAGCAGCGATCCGCTGCTCTGGAGCGATTTCTCGATGCCGAACGGATTCCCCGCCTGGATTTGACTGTTGATCAGGTCTTCGACGATCCGGGTCGGCACTGGACACCGGCTGGGCACCGGCTTGTCGCCGAGAAAATCCATGAGTTCATTGTCCGGGGCGGGTATCTGCAGGGGGCAGCCGGTACGGCGCAGCGTTAA
- a CDS encoding NAD-dependent epimerase/dehydratase family protein yields MICIVGSGPAGISAAVPLVKSGQKVLMLDAGLTLEPDIQEVVTRMKGLDKSLWRPEDLEVIRGRMQATSDGVPLKYAFGSYFPYRGAEEGLALVRRNAGLQPSFARGGLSNLWGGAILANSNEDITDWPVSLKDLEPHYRALHDFMPLAGARDELELSFPLYADPVELPVSRQADRLLRDLRKAGVPGLSFGRSRLAVNKGCVACGLCLYGCPYGLIYNTAETLSELCSRPNFSYLPATIVRRVEETGQGVIIEAENSDGTARFHADALFLAAGALSSTRIILQSLEAYEHSVPLLNSQYFLFPLLRPERTPGAVSEELHSLAQVFLEISDSELSPHTVHLQCYTYNDLFRKALQQPLGSLAKFLPLEPIVERLLLVQGYLHSNHSTPMHLTLRRDSLELSGQPDAHIRGIIKGVMKKLRAIGLPFAPKIGIPGQGFHSGGSLPMRHAPAPFESDIWGRPAGFAKVHVVDAAVLPSIPATTVTYTAMANAHRIASEYTATPRTSRGKQRCAVTGATGYVGKAIAAYLREQGLEVIPLAREVIGAGREYSLEGPVTPETLKGIDLLVHAAYDFAITDEDSLQRVNVEGSSRLFAAAKEAGVKKIVLISSLSAFAGCRSAYGRTKLAIETVATAYGAAIIRPGLVYGSMPGGMVGALRRLSGKKIVPVAGNGGQLLYLTHQEDLGRLVHYLLTTQSALPEGPIAAAAAKPLSIREIIDRLAGRSHVFIPIAAPVLLNGLRLLEALGHSSRLRSDSLVSLLTPAPPPDFSPLVATGVTFRPFAPHAPHQKVNP; encoded by the coding sequence ATGATATGCATAGTCGGATCAGGCCCGGCAGGGATATCCGCCGCTGTCCCCCTGGTAAAATCCGGGCAAAAGGTTTTGATGTTGGATGCCGGCCTGACCCTTGAGCCTGACATCCAGGAAGTGGTCACGCGGATGAAGGGACTGGACAAATCTCTCTGGCGACCCGAAGACCTTGAAGTGATCCGCGGCAGAATGCAGGCGACCTCTGACGGCGTCCCGCTGAAGTATGCCTTCGGATCGTATTTCCCCTATCGCGGCGCCGAAGAAGGGCTCGCCCTGGTCCGCCGCAACGCAGGGCTGCAACCTTCCTTTGCCCGAGGTGGCCTCTCAAACCTCTGGGGCGGCGCCATTCTTGCCAACAGCAATGAAGACATCACCGACTGGCCGGTGTCACTTAAAGATCTTGAACCTCACTACCGGGCGCTGCACGACTTCATGCCCCTGGCAGGGGCCAGAGATGAACTGGAGCTTAGCTTCCCCCTGTATGCTGACCCAGTAGAGCTACCGGTATCAAGACAGGCGGACAGACTGCTCCGGGATCTCCGCAAAGCCGGAGTTCCGGGGCTCTCCTTCGGCCGGTCCCGGCTAGCGGTAAACAAAGGGTGCGTCGCTTGCGGCCTCTGCCTTTACGGATGCCCCTACGGCCTCATTTACAATACAGCCGAGACTCTTAGTGAACTCTGCTCCCGGCCAAACTTTTCCTATCTGCCGGCGACAATTGTGCGTAGGGTTGAAGAGACCGGCCAAGGGGTCATCATCGAAGCTGAAAACAGTGACGGCACAGCTAGGTTTCACGCCGATGCCCTCTTCCTTGCGGCTGGAGCTCTTTCCTCAACGAGGATCATTCTGCAATCCCTGGAAGCATATGAGCATTCCGTGCCGCTGTTGAACAGCCAGTACTTTCTCTTTCCACTGCTGCGGCCAGAACGGACTCCAGGGGCTGTCAGCGAAGAGCTTCACTCACTGGCACAGGTTTTTTTGGAAATTTCCGATAGCGAGCTGTCGCCCCATACGGTGCATCTGCAATGTTACACCTATAACGATCTGTTCCGTAAAGCTCTACAACAGCCACTCGGTTCCCTGGCAAAGTTCCTCCCACTTGAGCCGATTGTTGAACGGCTGCTGCTTGTTCAGGGGTATCTCCACTCCAACCACTCCACTCCCATGCACCTCACTCTACGCAGAGACTCTCTTGAACTGTCAGGTCAGCCCGATGCCCACATTCGAGGAATAATCAAGGGGGTCATGAAAAAACTCCGCGCCATTGGACTCCCCTTTGCGCCGAAGATCGGCATACCAGGACAAGGATTCCACTCCGGCGGCTCCCTCCCCATGCGCCATGCCCCGGCACCGTTTGAAAGTGATATCTGGGGACGACCGGCCGGTTTTGCAAAGGTTCATGTTGTGGACGCAGCGGTGCTCCCCTCCATCCCGGCCACGACAGTAACTTATACTGCCATGGCCAATGCCCACAGGATTGCCTCGGAATACACCGCCACGCCACGCACCAGCAGAGGCAAACAACGATGCGCCGTCACCGGAGCCACCGGCTATGTAGGCAAGGCTATTGCTGCCTATCTGCGCGAACAAGGACTTGAAGTCATCCCCCTGGCCAGGGAGGTTATCGGCGCCGGGCGGGAGTACTCGCTGGAAGGGCCGGTAACTCCGGAAACCTTGAAGGGGATTGACCTACTGGTCCATGCAGCCTACGACTTTGCCATAACTGACGAGGATAGCTTGCAGCGAGTGAATGTTGAGGGGAGTAGCCGCCTCTTTGCTGCGGCCAAAGAGGCTGGCGTCAAGAAAATCGTTTTGATTTCTAGCCTGAGTGCCTTTGCCGGCTGTCGATCAGCCTATGGAAGAACAAAACTTGCCATTGAAACCGTGGCAACGGCTTATGGAGCGGCCATAATCCGGCCGGGGCTGGTTTATGGATCTATGCCCGGTGGCATGGTGGGAGCTTTGCGCCGCTTGTCCGGGAAGAAGATAGTTCCGGTAGCGGGGAATGGCGGCCAGTTGCTCTACCTGACCCACCAAGAGGATCTAGGCCGACTGGTCCATTATCTGCTGACAACGCAGTCTGCTTTGCCGGAAGGGCCGATAGCTGCGGCTGCGGCAAAGCCCCTGAGCATCAGGGAGATCATTGACCGGCTGGCCGGCAGAAGCCATGTCTTCATCCCGATTGCGGCACCGGTGCTGCTGAACGGCCTGCGCTTGCTGGAAGCATTGGGCCACTCTTCCAGACTGCGCAGCGACAGCCTGGTCAGCCTGCTGACGCCGGCACCGCCACCGGATTTTTCGCCACTGGTTGCCACCGGTGTCACCTTCCGCCCGTTTGCCCCACACGCGCCACACCAGAAAGTTAACCCCTGA
- a CDS encoding tetratricopeptide repeat protein → MSLKKHPAMGVACAAVIITLLVYLRALSCDFVNWDDPDYVLNNELIRSLNWQFLVTIFTSIPYDFYIPLTTLSLAIDYHFWGMNPLGYHLTNILFHGANAGLLVLLAARLLAFTPFSESVPVRSKLYTATLLLAGLLFALHPLRVESVAWVTERKDVLNGFFVLLALLSYAGYSRKRLAGEGFWCREYVLTFVFFACSLMAKPSSIVVPLLLLLLDRYPLGRMTRTALPALLLEKVPFFLCAAATVPATMVRFAELDTFHSPGFFPLWIRVIVTGNALFEYFRLTFFPVGILPYYDLPLAIPRIFIVKTAAVLLFLAGATYWGRRQRWVPLALWSFIISLVPVLPFLGNGASIALAARYTYLPSLIPAILIAGQFATYVAKAWADGRQLAARLVCGGTLLVLLAYGGVTLQLIGVWQNAGAMWSRVIASHPFDRAYFYRGLFHVETGDYAAAVADYTACLDLFAQESRPEVYNLYAFRGEALALAGRYGEAVADFDRAIALFPHRLYYYQRGMALRKLGRLTEAERDLQRAGRASGQMTWFPAGTPLE, encoded by the coding sequence ATGAGTCTGAAGAAGCATCCTGCGATGGGGGTGGCGTGTGCCGCCGTTATTATAACCCTGCTGGTCTACCTGCGGGCGCTCTCCTGCGATTTTGTCAACTGGGATGATCCTGACTATGTGCTCAACAACGAGTTGATCAGGAGCCTCAATTGGCAGTTCCTGGTGACTATTTTTACCTCCATTCCCTATGACTTCTATATTCCCCTGACGACCCTCTCCCTGGCCATTGACTATCATTTCTGGGGGATGAATCCCCTGGGCTATCACCTGACCAACATCCTCTTCCACGGGGCTAATGCCGGCCTGCTGGTGCTGCTGGCAGCGAGACTGCTGGCCTTTACCCCCTTCAGCGAGTCTGTGCCGGTTCGCAGCAAGCTGTACACTGCTACGCTGCTTCTGGCCGGGCTCCTCTTTGCCCTCCACCCCTTGCGGGTTGAGTCTGTTGCCTGGGTGACGGAGCGCAAGGATGTGTTGAACGGTTTCTTCGTCCTGCTGGCGCTCCTCAGTTACGCCGGATACAGCCGCAAGCGACTGGCCGGTGAGGGCTTCTGGTGCCGGGAATATGTCCTGACTTTTGTTTTTTTTGCCTGCTCCCTGATGGCAAAGCCGTCGAGCATTGTTGTGCCCCTGCTGCTGCTCCTTCTGGACCGTTACCCGCTGGGGAGAATGACGCGGACCGCGCTGCCGGCCCTGCTGCTGGAGAAAGTCCCGTTCTTCCTCTGCGCTGCTGCCACCGTTCCGGCGACCATGGTCAGGTTTGCCGAGCTGGATACCTTCCATTCCCCTGGCTTCTTTCCTCTATGGATCCGGGTGATAGTTACCGGCAACGCCTTGTTCGAATATTTCCGCCTGACCTTTTTCCCCGTGGGGATTCTCCCCTACTATGACCTGCCCCTGGCCATCCCCCGGATCTTCATTGTCAAGACAGCGGCAGTGCTCCTCTTTCTGGCCGGGGCAACTTACTGGGGCCGGCGGCAGCGATGGGTACCCCTTGCCCTCTGGTCGTTCATTATCTCCCTGGTTCCGGTCCTGCCGTTTCTTGGGAACGGCGCGTCAATCGCCTTGGCGGCCCGCTATACCTATCTCCCCTCCCTGATCCCCGCCATTCTCATCGCCGGCCAATTTGCCACATATGTGGCAAAGGCCTGGGCCGATGGGCGGCAGCTTGCCGCCAGGCTGGTCTGCGGCGGGACGCTTCTGGTCCTCCTGGCCTATGGCGGGGTGACACTGCAGCTCATCGGGGTCTGGCAGAATGCGGGTGCCATGTGGTCCCGGGTCATTGCCTCCCACCCCTTCGACCGGGCCTATTTCTACCGTGGCCTGTTTCATGTGGAGACGGGTGATTATGCCGCAGCGGTGGCAGATTACACCGCCTGCCTTGACCTGTTCGCTCAGGAGAGCCGACCGGAGGTCTACAATCTGTATGCCTTCCGTGGAGAGGCCCTGGCGCTGGCGGGGCGTTATGGCGAGGCGGTGGCAGACTTCGACCGGGCCATTGCCCTGTTTCCCCATCGGCTCTACTATTACCAGCGGGGAATGGCTCTGCGGAAGCTGGGACGGCTCACGGAAGCTGAACGCGATCTGCAGCGGGCCGGACGAGCCTCAGGGCAGATGACCTGGTTCCCCGCGGGGACTCCTCTTGAGTGA
- the asnB gene encoding asparagine synthase (glutamine-hydrolyzing) → MCGICGIFSQDPAAADASIAVMNDLQGLRGPDDRGESTVLAGAYTCRLGHTRLAIIDRAGGTQPMTSPDSGVSLVHNGEIYNHQRLRKELEKAGYFFAGRSDTEVLLHGYHAWGIEGLLQRIDGMFAFAVADPTQGRIILARDPAGQKPLYYTGESGKAFAFASTLQALTSLPWFDRQIDQDAVELFLNLRVIPAPYSIYRSARKLHPGCYLVHDGNTTTIREYWSPLTIPPAPHDANESALLERYCDLLSSSLAESLISDEPVSLLLSSGIDSASLACALAKLPEMESITAFTVSFSAKGYDESSAAAAIAGHLGLSHQLLSFDGDSFAEQVDTLAKITDEPFGDPGMLPALQLSRAVALSSRVAIGGDGADELFGGYQTFGILPFWPLLKRFPGFFRNAAQVAQRMLPVTGAPHPLGTKIRRFSLGLGMPDHLAFAHWLCVFSPEETAQLLDKPGTTLFKDFVANRLTGLTDEDPVTVMCKSYFRLFLPGVLEKMDRAAMNYSLETRAPFLQRRMIEFALSLPPQFKIRLGNTKYLLRKSLSSCLPGEIVRAGKKGFLPPLADEFAGNWGAGISGTLSAACHNFGIDHKKIMTLLDDHRKRRGDHSQQLWLIYQLGLFLQNSRKSAASSPHEHRRASAP, encoded by the coding sequence ATGTGCGGCATCTGCGGCATATTCTCGCAGGACCCGGCTGCTGCCGATGCATCGATTGCGGTGATGAACGATCTCCAGGGCCTGCGCGGTCCTGATGACAGGGGCGAGAGCACCGTCCTGGCTGGTGCTTACACCTGCCGCCTTGGCCACACCCGGCTGGCCATCATTGACCGGGCCGGCGGCACGCAACCCATGACCTCACCGGATAGCGGCGTTTCCCTGGTGCATAACGGGGAAATATACAATCACCAAAGGCTCCGGAAGGAGCTGGAAAAGGCTGGTTATTTTTTTGCCGGCCGCAGCGATACTGAAGTGCTGCTCCACGGTTATCACGCCTGGGGTATAGAAGGCCTTTTGCAGCGTATCGACGGGATGTTTGCCTTTGCAGTGGCCGACCCCACCCAAGGCCGCATAATCCTTGCCCGCGACCCGGCAGGGCAGAAACCACTCTACTACACTGGAGAGAGCGGAAAGGCTTTCGCATTTGCCTCCACACTCCAGGCCCTTACGTCTCTGCCCTGGTTCGATCGACAGATTGACCAGGACGCGGTGGAGTTGTTCCTCAACCTTCGGGTGATCCCGGCACCGTACAGCATTTACCGCAGTGCCCGCAAACTCCATCCCGGCTGCTATCTAGTCCATGACGGTAACACAACAACGATAAGAGAGTACTGGTCGCCGCTTACGATCCCACCCGCCCCCCACGACGCAAACGAAAGCGCTCTGCTCGAAAGATACTGCGATCTCCTCTCCTCATCGCTTGCGGAATCCCTGATTAGCGACGAACCGGTTTCGCTGCTCCTCTCATCCGGCATCGACTCCGCCTCCCTTGCCTGCGCCCTTGCCAAACTTCCGGAAATGGAGAGCATCACCGCCTTTACCGTTTCCTTCTCGGCAAAGGGATATGATGAATCATCGGCTGCCGCCGCCATTGCCGGGCATCTGGGACTCAGCCACCAACTGCTTTCATTTGACGGCGACAGCTTTGCCGAGCAGGTTGACACCCTCGCCAAGATTACGGATGAACCGTTCGGCGACCCCGGCATGCTGCCGGCACTGCAGCTGTCCAGAGCGGTAGCCTTAAGCAGCCGAGTGGCTATCGGCGGCGATGGAGCGGATGAACTGTTCGGAGGCTACCAAACTTTTGGCATTCTACCCTTTTGGCCCCTGTTGAAACGCTTTCCGGGGTTTTTCCGTAATGCGGCACAGGTTGCGCAACGGATGCTGCCGGTTACCGGTGCCCCCCATCCCCTTGGCACTAAAATAAGGAGGTTTTCTCTCGGACTCGGCATGCCCGACCACCTGGCCTTTGCCCACTGGCTCTGCGTCTTTTCGCCCGAAGAAACGGCTCAACTCCTGGACAAACCGGGAACCACCCTGTTCAAAGATTTTGTCGCGAATCGACTCACCGGCCTGACAGACGAAGACCCGGTAACTGTCATGTGCAAATCTTACTTCCGCCTCTTCCTGCCGGGCGTCCTGGAGAAGATGGACCGGGCAGCCATGAACTATTCCCTGGAAACCCGTGCGCCATTTCTGCAGCGCCGGATGATCGAGTTTGCCCTCTCCCTGCCGCCGCAGTTCAAGATTCGCCTGGGGAACACCAAATATCTGCTGCGAAAATCTCTTTCTAGCTGCCTCCCCGGCGAGATCGTCAGGGCCGGGAAAAAGGGGTTTCTGCCCCCCCTCGCCGATGAATTCGCCGGGAACTGGGGCGCTGGCATATCCGGTACGCTTTCCGCAGCCTGTCATAATTTCGGCATTGACCACAAAAAAATCATGACCCTGCTTGATGACCACCGGAAGCGTCGCGGTGACCACTCCCAACAGCTCTGGCTTATCTACCAGCTCGGGCTGTTTCTGCAGAACAGTCGCAAAAGCGCCGCCTCCTCCCCTCATGAACACCGGAGAGCATCAGCACCATGA
- a CDS encoding glycosyltransferase family 2 protein has translation MKEELNEKRLAELSIVIPAYNEEAAIGGIVSGLRNILPRCAILWEIIVVSDCSTDTTAKVAASAGGRVIEHPLNQGYGNALKTGISNARYKTVAIIDADGSYSPEDLLLLISYASSFDMVVGQRSGMHFSGGLFKRAGRWLQRFLVEFTTGTKIPDVNSGLRIFPRDAALGFFDTLCGGFSFTTSITLAMLMCGYTIKFVPISYVDRIGKSHVNYYRDTLRSLQIITHAILKYNPIKAFLPISFILLVLLIITAPLALAAAMLGHPLLALWLGITGTLSFMTALLVFALGLVATAVFVAHPATGMADKRKL, from the coding sequence TTGAAGGAAGAGCTTAACGAAAAACGCCTGGCCGAGCTGAGCATCGTAATACCGGCATACAACGAAGAGGCCGCCATTGGAGGCATTGTATCCGGTTTGCGCAACATCCTGCCCCGCTGCGCGATTCTCTGGGAGATCATTGTCGTCTCCGACTGTTCAACCGATACCACGGCTAAAGTAGCTGCATCTGCCGGAGGCCGCGTCATAGAACACCCTCTCAACCAAGGGTATGGCAACGCCCTGAAGACCGGCATCAGCAATGCCCGCTACAAAACGGTGGCCATAATCGACGCTGACGGCAGCTACTCGCCTGAAGATCTGCTGCTGCTTATCTCGTATGCGTCGAGTTTTGATATGGTTGTCGGCCAAAGAAGCGGCATGCACTTCTCCGGGGGCCTTTTCAAAAGGGCCGGTCGCTGGCTGCAACGCTTCCTGGTTGAATTCACAACCGGCACCAAAATTCCGGATGTAAACTCCGGGCTGAGAATTTTTCCGAGAGATGCAGCCCTTGGATTCTTCGATACTCTCTGTGGCGGCTTCTCCTTCACCACCAGCATAACCCTGGCGATGCTCATGTGTGGCTACACCATCAAGTTCGTCCCGATATCCTACGTTGATCGCATCGGCAAGAGCCATGTCAATTATTATCGTGACACCCTGCGGTCTCTGCAGATCATCACCCACGCAATCCTCAAGTATAATCCGATCAAGGCGTTTCTCCCCATCAGCTTCATTCTGCTCGTGCTTCTCATCATCACCGCCCCTCTTGCCCTTGCAGCAGCCATGCTGGGCCACCCGCTGTTGGCCCTCTGGCTTGGCATTACCGGGACATTGAGCTTTATGACTGCATTGCTGGTCTTTGCCCTCGGCCTTGTCGCCACCGCAGTTTTTGTTGCCCATCCTGCCACAGGCATGGCTGACAAGCGAAAACTTTAA
- a CDS encoding glycosyltransferase family 2 protein, producing MIGNKISVIMPALNEERSLPHAVANVLDTFQRFSLDGELIIVNDGSSDQTGEVAEDFAGRYGFVRVHHQATPQGIGAAFRAGLRLACGELVVYIPGDGEIDAAEILRYVPLMKEVDLVVPYVHNPEIRRWSRRVLSACYTQVMNRTFSVSLRYLNGTVLYRKAILEGITIRNSGFFYQAELLIKTLRRNYIYAEVPYAQQRRIDGKSKSVTIKSLLPVVKGYFVLICELYFLRSERFVIAPLSITARQQQSVLSSATGKHP from the coding sequence ATGATTGGAAATAAAATCAGCGTTATTATGCCGGCATTAAATGAGGAGCGGTCTCTTCCCCATGCCGTGGCCAATGTTTTGGATACGTTCCAGCGGTTTTCTCTGGACGGGGAGCTGATCATTGTCAATGACGGCAGCAGCGACCAGACTGGAGAGGTTGCCGAGGATTTCGCCGGCCGCTACGGTTTCGTAAGGGTCCATCATCAGGCAACTCCCCAGGGGATAGGTGCTGCCTTCCGGGCCGGTTTGCGCCTGGCGTGCGGCGAGTTGGTAGTCTATATCCCGGGAGATGGCGAGATCGATGCTGCGGAGATCCTGCGTTATGTGCCTCTCATGAAGGAGGTAGACCTGGTAGTCCCTTATGTTCATAATCCGGAGATCCGGCGGTGGAGCAGGCGGGTGCTTTCCGCGTGTTATACCCAGGTCATGAATAGAACCTTTTCCGTCTCCCTTCGGTACCTGAACGGGACAGTCTTGTACCGCAAGGCGATTTTGGAAGGGATCACCATCAGAAACTCCGGGTTTTTCTATCAGGCGGAACTGCTCATCAAGACCCTGCGCAGGAACTATATCTATGCTGAGGTCCCTTATGCTCAGCAGCGCCGGATAGACGGCAAATCCAAGTCCGTTACCATAAAGTCTCTGTTGCCTGTGGTTAAGGGATACTTTGTCTTGATCTGCGAGCTCTATTTCCTCAGAAGCGAACGCTTTGTGATTGCCCCGTTATCAATCACCGCCCGTCAGCAGCAGAGTGTGCTGTCTTCGGCAACCGGCAAGCACCCATGA
- a CDS encoding transketolase yields the protein MASFSRRIRREIIEMAYCSGGPHVGSALSCADILATLYGAELRLDPWHDRDIFILSKAHASISLYAALAARGIMPPEMLATYCQEGGLLPAHLDRQTGYGVECSAGSLGHGFSIGLGMAFGFKRQRSPRRVFIVIGDGECQEGSVWEGALFAPRQGLDNVTVIMDYNNLQAYGRPAEICSFEPIAPKWEAFGWHVCRADGHDHGSLLDALHEESRGKPKIIIARTTKGKGVSFMENELVWHYYIVTQEHRAKALEEIG from the coding sequence TTGGCAAGTTTTTCACGCCGCATCCGCCGGGAAATTATCGAGATGGCTTATTGTTCCGGGGGGCCGCATGTGGGTTCTGCGCTTTCCTGTGCCGATATCCTGGCCACTCTTTACGGTGCCGAACTGCGCCTAGATCCGTGGCATGACCGGGATATTTTTATTCTCAGCAAGGCCCATGCGTCGATCTCGTTATATGCGGCATTGGCAGCGAGGGGGATAATGCCGCCAGAGATGCTTGCCACCTACTGTCAGGAAGGCGGTTTGCTCCCGGCGCATCTCGACCGTCAGACAGGCTATGGGGTTGAATGTTCGGCTGGTTCACTGGGGCATGGCTTCAGTATCGGTCTGGGGATGGCGTTCGGTTTCAAGCGACAGCGCTCCCCCCGGCGGGTGTTCATCGTGATCGGTGATGGCGAGTGTCAGGAGGGTTCAGTCTGGGAAGGGGCTCTGTTTGCGCCTCGGCAGGGGCTTGATAATGTCACGGTAATCATGGACTACAATAATTTGCAGGCCTACGGCAGGCCGGCAGAGATCTGCAGTTTTGAGCCGATTGCTCCGAAATGGGAGGCTTTCGGCTGGCATGTCTGCCGGGCGGACGGTCATGATCATGGTTCATTGCTGGATGCGTTGCATGAGGAGAGCCGGGGCAAGCCCAAGATAATCATTGCCCGGACTACCAAGGGCAAAGGGGTATCATTCATGGAGAATGAGCTGGTTTGGCACTATTACATAGTAACGCAAGAGCATAGAGCCAAGGCACTGGAAGAGATCGGGTGA